A segment of the Spodoptera frugiperda isolate SF20-4 chromosome 29, AGI-APGP_CSIRO_Sfru_2.0, whole genome shotgun sequence genome:
TAATTGTATTTTGCTTATATCAGCATTAATAGCTAAGAACTTGACAACATCTACAAGATTTGTACATTGCACCAACTTCTTCCTCAGTATAAGAGGTTTACATGTCTCCactgaaatagaaaaacatagtttattgaaaacataaaacattctTTACAATCATATGCATACAAACAGGAACTTATATGAAACTGTCTATcagtatgataataaaattagtttttagttGTGCTTATCAAATaaactgtttgtttttgtatattttttgtttagaaacTGTCTACAGACAATACTATTAGTAATACTTTGATAGAAATGGTAATTGCATGGTAATCTGTGTGACAGGGTTTCCTAGTGCATATTCCAGTCCCCCACAAACCATAGAAAgtgtttaaatcaatatttgattaattacaGACCAAATAATCTATCCTACATTAGTTAAATGTTACAGAACTATATTACAAGAATTATGATTGAAAGTTAAAAAGCAATCTGCTAGACTTCTTACATTATAGAGTCTGAAGTCTTAAAAGCAACCATATTTAATAGGCTGTCTATAGAAAACATGCTTCAAGATTAATAAactgaataaaagttaaaataaaggTACTAAAGTTGAGCAAGAAGGAATCATATTAGAATatcaataaagttataaaataccaaacaaataaaagtatttaggTATCTATTTTACTAACACTAAATGTTAGCTGTTTTTGTTGGTCATCAAACAGGTGTTAGGGTCAAAACAATAAGACTAAATAACTAATTGCTGTATGAAAACTTTCTTATAAGCTGTGCTTGCtttcataaatacattattatgtaaatacacaTTCCCCTACAAAGGACAGCAGAGAAGTAGGTTAATACTATTTTGAAATACTGTGACATAACACAAATTGCGTTTTTAGATTCACTGGCCATGTGTAGGGATAAATTCATCAACTTGCAAAGCAAGTACCAGAGCATTCAACATAAAAACATGCTAAATAAAACGCGCCAGAGGCTTGTAGATGTTTTAAATACGGAGGGGAGACACCTCTATACTGACCATATATTTTTACAGCCCTATATTCTGCCAGAATATTCTTGAGTGATGTCATAAATATCCTGTCATATTCGTTTCTTAGAGCATCCAAGTAAGGGCTAGCTTGTAAAAACTCATCATACGCAGTCATAAGCTGCTCCTCAGCCAGATATCCTACAACATAGAACAAAGAAATCAAACATCAGTTATCCCGTCCGTTAATTGGGATCGTTATATTCCCGCCAAATACTCGACATACCAAGCACTAGTTTCGCCAAATCTTGTGAAGGAAACGGAGGTAACGACATTATTCTTCAATATATGTGCACTTCACGATTTATTTACATAGATGCAACAAGAAAAACAacacaaattacaaaatataataaaataaacagtccaCCACTTGCACTAAAATCCTGCACATACACAAAAGTCACAAAAAAACATAGAAACACGAAACACACATAGACATTAGACAGTTACATTGAATACAGATAAATAATACTCAAGTTCGATTTTTCatagacaatattttaattctaCTAACTTTGAtccataataaaatttataattatgaaaacgaACACTTCTTGTAGTTCGTTTTAACttcttttagtttatttaaggGTCCTTTATCATTATTATCTGCTCAACCATCCTTCTACACTTCTGCCCTTAaactatacatattttaatcatGAGGAAATGAGATAGACCTAACGAATTATCGAATAAATACTCAACATTATATAACTGAGTATTGATTAATTTCTGAGAAATTGCTCGTCTCTATAAGACATATATAGTCGATTTAAATTATCGACTAATTTAAAGTTTTGACAGTTAATTGACAgtgtcattaaaaatgtaacgcCAATTCGCCATTTTTATGCCACTGGAAGCCATTTTTCAATATCAGTTGTTAAAATTTACGCGTTTGTAATTTTGTACTGTATCTGTGaacttaattttgttatttttttacttataaacagTGTATCTTGATTTTGATAACCATGAGTAACACAACATCAACACCGCTCTTTGCTTGTTCGCGTTGTTTCTCAAGACACCCTTTCGAGGAATTATCAACTGGGGAACAACTTTGTAAGGTATGTACGTCACATACAATGAATATAAAACACGATATTGATCGgttaattatttactatgtttatagTTGAGTCTGATGGGAACTGGGTTTGCGCGGGTGCGTCACAATTTACTGTTATTTTGACGTAAGTAAGTGACGCGTTTGTTGTCTGATATTTCAGGAATGTCGCGGATCTTTCCCTGTCGTCAAGTGCACGTACTGCCGTTCTGAGTTTCAACAGACAAGGTCAGTGTCAGCTGCCAGGGCATGTGCTTATGAATTGCGTTGTAAGATGTAGAAATCTGAAACAAAAGGTTTCTTAATGCGTCGTCACTTTCACTATGAAACTTGTTACACTTCACATGGTTGTAACAATTTACACATTAATGAATCAGCTGACTTATCAACACTAGTTGATTCCATTTTAGTtatcaaacatacaaactactcCTAATAAGTTTCTAAATGACTTACTATACATTATTcatgtaaatacaataatattttcattgatgACACTTGTTGGAAtcgtatgtaaaatatttacatagtgTATTTTCTTATAGCAAATCGAATACATCATCGATTTGTAAGAAGTGTGAGGCCAACGTGAAAGCTTACGGCAAGCCTACAGCCTGTGAATATTGCAACATCATCGCTGCATTTATTGGTAAGCATGAGAATATTGTACTACAGGGAAAAACTTACtttaattgttttacttttaggCTTATTTCTGtatgacaaacaaaataataaagcatgGCCTACTAGATTTATTCCaatcttaaaatttaaaataactatattatttcaattcaaaactATGTGAATTGAGCTTTATAAGTTTATtagttataattaatgtttatgttacaAAGATCTATCAATTCTATTATAGTCAGTTTTTTTATTCCTGTCATAATGaacaattacataattagttatttaatcaaaattacttaattaacttatttatcttaattaactaattaaagattttgtatttttgaatttaccttcatagttaataaaattagtgTAACAGTTAGCAGATTTTATATACAGAAGCAAGTTTATTTGTAGGTTTCGTATATATGTATTGCAGTATATGTTTTGATTACAGTTTGAAAACTATGTACTGACACTTCATTAAAAATTAGGTAACAAATGCCAACGGTGTGCTAACTCTGAGCGCAAGTACGGGCCAGCGGTCACCTGTGAGCAGTGCAAACAGCGCTGCGCTTTTGACCGCCATGATGATAGCaaaaaggtattttaatttaataaagtacattgttatatttatttattgtttctatgTTTATGTACATGACCGAAACACACATACAATATTGAGACATGACAGAAGTATCAGCTGGTTTATTtaagacttaattttttttatttgatttctaCAGAGTTTCCATttttgtcgactatactgctgGTGTTGAGTGGAGATGGTCACTTGAAGTTTTAATTATTCTGCATTCAACATACACCCAAACAATATCAGACATGACCGAAGTATCAGcttgtttattgaagttttaatttttttttctttgatggAAACCAGGTTTCCaatgttgtcgactatactgccagtgttgAGTGGTGATGGTCAattgaagttttaattattCCGCATTCAACATACACCCTGGATTGTAGTCCACCGATACCATTGAATCAATGTTTTGTACATGTATATCGTTTTATAGCAGTATGTATGAGTGTAAATTAAATCACAATTATCATTTAGGTAACAGAGAGTACAGTTCCCTAAAGaaaggaggatcctctgacTAGGCGAGGTGATGAATGAATTCTTGTtagttgggattttctatccatgtttatttacatgtaaacttcacacGTGCGATGTAGggttttatgacgtcatccgttgttCATCGTCTGTGTGCGACTTctatcatctgtcacttgtcatgtgtcgctacaatCACTTGAGCATTCAGTCTTGATGTCTTACTCAACACTAAACGCCACAGACAATAACcggaaaagaaaatacaaaaataaataaatatttttttaataggtcgCATACAATAACATGTTCAGTTTACAGTCGCAGATTTTccttatttaaaatagatattacTGTACAACTTCAAACACaataatgtttgaagttgtaATTTCTTAGAATTAGCAAAGTTGAATGGATACACTACTTAACTAATAAAGGCTCTTTGTGACTCGAACGCCTGCGACCTCCGGTTGCAATTATGTAATAAGTGGTACTACTACCTAGTTAGCTAGCATTGACTTGACTAACTtgttaatttcataaatatttacaataaatatgtacttaagtaaAGGACATTGTCCCTGTTCTTTAGCAGTAAACCTATATCCCTACTTCGCTTCTACATTGAGGTTCTGTTTGTTAAATCGTTGtttcttagtaaaataaatggtaagactaaaattattatcaaaaataacaaaacaaaattgactACATACTGCAACGCcactcacgccttttatccccgaagggataggcaaaggtgcacaatTCATCATGACTACATACTCTGgtttaattacttattagttAGTTTCCTAAAATGGTTTTTTTCACCGACGTCCAAGCCTATTTCGCTAATAGGCTATTTAACACAAACAACAAAGCAATACATCATTTACTAAcccatattaatatttaataaataaaatgaatattttacacaaatCATAACGCGCAGTTCAATGACCTCTAAAGCAGGACAGAATGGTATAATATTCTCTATTCGAATAGGAGCATTTAATTAGGTCTATAATATCGTTCCTGTTATTGAAATTGCACTAAAAATTGGAACAAAATACTAAACAAGTAGGCACAAACGACCGACATTTTGCACCTGTTGatcgtaaaatattttcaacaatgCTGATAACAAACTTAAGAGTTGGGATTCGTGAAATCACACACACAGAATCATAATAGAAAAAAGCGACTTAATACTGATTATGTTGTGGAAGGCAATTGTTCTCTGTTGTACGGGTTACATAGTTATGTATTTGAGTATTTGCCGCCAAACGGATCAAACTATTGAGATTAGGAAACATCTGTGTTGCTTCTTTGCTGTGTTCCTTGACTTTAAAAGTTGAACATCAGACAAAAATCTGTAAAAACTTTATCAATGCCCAATTAATATTCAGATGTCCAACTAGAACTTACACTGGGAGCAGTATCTAACTATCAAGCAATTCATTAAGAAGTTaactaaaacaattaaacatttaaaagagCAAGGATTTGTCTAAAAGTTTTACCAAGAAAAGCCCAAATAAACTGACTAACAATGAGGCACCATGCACTTCTAAAATGATCCTGTCCTCTGTAAATACAGTCTAAAAACTTAATACCAATACATGACTCCCCCTaaaaatgtcaattttaatgATTGTTGCAGGTTGACGGTAAGCTCTTATGTTGGCTGTGCACCCAGTCTCTCAAACGGGCATTGGCCAGGACCAAGCAGCATATGTCGTCTGTGGACAAACATAAGCATAGGGGACACAAGTAAGTTCATTTACCAAATATCCCAgaaattactaattaaacaCTGGATATCTATTACAGATATTTCCGATATTTAACCCTTAAACTGGCAAgcacttttatttcttaaatttgtcatttttatgttaatttattatgatcccagaggagtgaaaaaaattatggaaaaaatctgtatattacAGTTTTCGCGAAAACCTGTGTACTTCAGAAGTACACCAATTATAGTGTAAACTACGTTTGTACTACGTGTAGCACATGCCAATATATCACTAAtactcattttgttaatttattactttatttacaaaaaatcatcacaaacaaaaattatttagtatgaaaTTGACGTCATCAGTCACGTTCATACTCTGCAAGATTATTTCGGAGAGTGCGAggtggaattgcacaacttgattccccctagtcctttcaatcatcgaatcacaagacaatcggcgaagtgccaccgcttcatggtagatatcccacccatcTCGCATCAAGCGCTTTGTTTCAAGCTtacttatgcgaactgctagagagtgaaattctttgccggaatctgtgtttcctgatgtgtataacctgggtgtcttcaaagtccgagtgaataggttgcttatgggcagacgtgttatcgtaggccgcatcatcacgtacgaacaggcgagatagcagccatacgtcaacccatcaaattaaaaaaatgactcaacttttgttattataatatataaaatatagaaataaaatacatattgattaACACTATGCATTTGGCAATGTACTTCGTGTATACCAAAGTCTATTTCGTACTGATCTGGCAACGGTATTCACGGAGTACATACTTTGATTCtagcttataatattgttattacgtaaattagagcaataatatcgaatattttatgttacttgttAGGCCCCCTTGTGCCCCAAAGCCAAAAACCCAGAACTCCCAAacgaaaaagtaaagaaaacaataaaaaccttacCCGGGTCGCAGAGACACCAGACCGTTTCGaaaaaattttgaatttgacaaattattttcgattttatcacaatttacaataaatttctaccaagattgacaattattgctacttatttaatataaaaaaattgttttttttttaatatttgggtcattagatttttttaaagtttatggtATTAGTGGAGTACAGTGCCAATTTAAGGGTTAACGACTACTTTTATATGAATAAGTTTAGTAATTGGAAATAAACAAGTGACtgtaagataaaaagaaaacccTTTGTTCTATGGACAATATTTCACTATTGATATTCTTTCTTGATGTCCTTTCTTCTCATGTGCAGTatacaatattgaaataaaatgttgtaatatttcaattattggaaacaataatttttatattttaaattacttacgcatcatcacttaccatcaggtgagataacGGCCAAAAGTCGAcccaataaatgtaaaaaaaactacgtttttaaagtattttatcttTTCTAGGTCCAGGAGTGGCCACAAGGAGAAACGCAAGTCAGACATGATGAAGTCGATGAACTCCAATGACTCTTCGCTGAATGACTCGCAGCCATCGGAGAAGAAATCTAAGATGAACCCGTTGCAAGGTAAGCATCACTCTGCATCCCACACACAACATTGCCATTggaattataaaacaattgtacataattaaagTACCTACACTAAATCAccaaacaataattatacataggtacttaaaagTACCTCCACTAAATCacctgttatgttattattcCTGTTTAAATGGaggataaatataatataaaaatatccataattaattattatatatagaCTCCAATTAACTACcgaaatatttcaaaatggaGAAACCATTAGTACTTTACCTAACTTGAggataataaataactgctcTGCAGTATAACGCTGGCGATCGCTTGCGAGTCAGTTATATCTACGTAGGTAGTTAAAATGTTCTATACGATTTGAATCATGCCATCTCGCTTACTCTCGTGTCTCTCTCTTCATTATATAAGCTGCTTCCTTTCTCTCACGCTTGCGTATTTATTGGGTCTTCATAACAGTGTTGCATTAAATTTCCCATCTGTATAGTGTGTTATCTAAAAGCTACCTAAAATCTAGTATATTTAGAAACCATAGTGGTTTATCATGCTTTCTAAATTAGACCGTTTTACAACATGACACAGTTACATAAATGCCCTTTTTCGTTACCCGTTTATTATTGAAGCTTTCAAAATTCACCGTCTTTGTCATTTCTATCAATGAAATGAGAAAGACTAAGTAGAttagaacaaaattttatttttaatcaattggCGATTCGAAGTTCTTTTGTGGATACGGCGGCAGCGTGAGGTCCGGCCCGAAACCACTCGGTAATTTCTCAACAAGAAGACACATGAACAATCTACCAAAATGTCATGACGCGACCCCGGGATATGCAGCacaatgttttaatgtttttccaCAGGTTGTAAATATgaacatactaataatcaactttttgttttcttgtttttttttcgttcttAGTTATATTTCGCTCCATAGGTGAACTGGACCCCAACAGTTCTGACCATGTGGTAGCAATGACGCAGCTCAAGGAGACGATTGCCAGCCTACAGAAGAAAGTACAACAGAAGGACAATGAGTTACTTGCCAAAGATAAATTGGTGAGTATATTCAACATCATTTATTCATCAaaccttaaaatattatagacCTCCAATAAATAGTTTGCAATTTGCGAAATGATGCAAATACGAGTTTGGTTGAAAAAATGGTAGCTCCAGTTTTAAGACATACTAATAACATGTTTCTTTAATTTCAGATCACGGAACTTAAAGCCCAGCACCTAAACAACACACAGGATCTACGGAACGAGATGAAGAACAAGGAGCGGCTGAATGAGACCAAGTTTAACCTAATGAACACTAAAATACAGAATCTGCTCAAAGAAGTCGCGACACTAAGCAAGTCcgctaaaaaaaacaataagaacACAAAGATCGCGCTAGCCAATACAGAAAATAGCGGCAGTGGAACCGACAGCCCGAGCACCAACTAGAACAATTTTCAACCCTAACCCTTTCATTTCTAGGTATATTATTACTCGACAAAAACAATGGAAAAATACTTTcctcttatttttttactctacaaatggttttatttgtaGAATTTTTATAATCATAAGCGTAAGTAGGTTTCAATTTAACGACatgatagtttttaatttattacgcaAACTTGATAAAGTTTTTACCGTTTTATCTAaagtacattaattaattaatttatcctGTAGCGTCATATTGTTACGTGTATAAACTGATGCGGGTTTAAAAGGTATTAAGTCTATGACTACTCAGTTAACAAAGAGATATGATGATAATTTGgagattattttttgtataatttgtcTTCAGTATCTGTGTGTCTAAACTGAACAGTTTTTCAAAGTAAACCTTTAATGTTGAACTACATAGAATAGTGCACAACAATCTAACGTGTAGGTTATTCTTATGTTTCCTAGGATTGTAATAGTCTAAATTTATTAAATCTGTATCATatcgcattttttatttttgtatcaattctcttgttattattttttaagtagttGTACAGTCTTGTGACAATGAAAGTAGTGTATACCTAATAGGTAGATCAGTTTGTATTCACGaatacgtttttaaataaagaactaCGTTATCGGAGTAAGTATtcgatgtaaaataaattatgaaaataaataaaaaaaaagaaatgtgtgtcgaattaaattattataaattatgttagtCCGATAGAAAAGAGGTTTGATGTAAGTGAGATATTGTGTATTGATGTTAAATGTGAGCTGTTTTATTTGTACACGAATGTTCGCCTCTTTGATGGTGCGTTCACATTATTGTGGTAGTGTTGGTACCCCATACACCGTGTTTCAATGTGCACGCACCATACTGTGATCAAATCCCGGACTGAAGTAAATCTGTCATATCAGtgttaacaataattatgatttattatgcAACGTTTGATTCGAATTGGTTTAAGTATGTGTGAGAGATATaggttaacaataataatacgacacactaataaaacattaaataagaCTATCAGTGTTACTTTTGTAAAATTGGAATTAAACGgcaatactataaaaaagaaactgatATAGCGAGGCCATCGCGATAGTTACTTAATATCTTGTTATAGCTAAAAATGAAACtggatgtttttaaaaaaagaccTTATTTTGTTAAGAGTACAATTGATTTTTGGCTATGATCCTCGAGCTAAGGCGACATGGATATTGTAAAGatcacaattttaaaatatagctGTAAGatgttttgtaaacattgttttgtgattattttctAATCAAACTTAATGTTTTACCACGTGACGCACACTTGACTATAAAACATgtaaatactaaaaaatataatgttaagcCAATGTTTGTAaatcaaaaagtattgtgattcAATGAGAGTTATCGTTTTTTGGTTTGTACAAGAAGTGGAAACGAGGGATAATTCGATAAAAGCAAGATCAATATCGAATAGTCCACAAGGCGTCCTCTGCTTAAGATAGGCCTTCCCCAAGACTTCAAATAAAGATTCTTTAATTGTAATGTGTTAGGAGGACGTACATGACTTAAAACTACATCAACGCCATCTAGGAAGAACAAAAACGACAGCTCTCATTGGCAAAAGTTATTGTAAACGAATATTTGAAACATATTCTCAAATTGTCTGTATAACTATCTTTTGATATTTGTACCTAACCTATGTTATAGTTAAGCAGCCATAGATGATAAATAcgttgattttcttttatttctagtCTATAAAGCTGCTTGGCTATaacggccacatcttcgcttcgccgtcctggcagtaagcgggttggtggccaaacgcagacttatcaatttaaaaaaaacgtgtacATTTGAAATGTTATCTAAGCTGTAAGAATAAATGtcatctaattatttattacctttCCACTACTAAAATTGTGTCGAATAGTTCTGGAggtaatatttgaaattactgtAGAACAATTTTATCATAAGCTATGCagactttgttttgttattgtgtacaaatatttaaattccattgtaaaataaaatcgattactaTCAACatcagtacacttagtacgagtttgctttatgtttaaagtaatcgaaacgagagcgcgttcggcgctctgattgggcggctcaaataaaccaaccaatcaaagcgtcgaacgcgctctcgtttcatttcgtttcctttaaacataaagcaaactcatactaagggtacggtAATGTTCTAATTGTAAGTTGTCACGTGTGTCTAAATATTAAGGATAGATATAAACTAGTtaacaaaatcttaaaaatatattacgaaaACAAACTTCTCGATGCTGTGGAACAAATATTCCAATAGAGTTACGACCTGAAAAAATAAGTATACTTGTTAGtgaaaaatgaatgaaataaagtgtaaaattaaattattttcttttattttgcattttttgtGTGAATTTAGTACGGTTGCGATTTCCAATGCCgtatttttggtaattttttAGTTGGAACGACAGATATGATAAGGAAATGAGCGGAACACGTCTCTTAATgggtataaacaaaacaaaa
Coding sequences within it:
- the LOC118268358 gene encoding protein FAM76A isoform X1 — translated: MSNTTSTPLFACSRCFSRHPFEELSTGEQLCKECRGSFPVVKCTYCRSEFQQTSKSNTSSICKKCEANVKAYGKPTACEYCNIIAAFIGNKCQRCANSERKYGPAVTCEQCKQRCAFDRHDDSKKVDGKLLCWLCTQSLKRALARTKQHMSSVDKHKHRGHKSRSGHKEKRKSDMMKSMNSNDSSLNDSQPSEKKSKMNPLQVIFRSIGELDPNSSDHVVAMTQLKETIASLQKKVQQKDNELLAKDKLITELKAQHLNNTQDLRNEMKNKERLNETKFNLMNTKIQNLLKEVATLSKSAKKNNKNTKIALANTENSGSGTDSPSTN
- the LOC118268358 gene encoding protein FAM76A isoform X2; translation: MSNTTSTPLFACSRCFSRHPFEELSTGEQLCKECRGSFPVVKCTYCRSEFQQTSKSNTSSICKKCEANVKAYGKPTACEYCNIIAAFIGNKCQRCANSERKYGPAVTCEQCKQRCAFDRHDDSKKVDGKLLCWLCTQSLKRALARTKQHMSSVDKHKHRGHKSRSGHKEKRKSDMMKSMNSNDSSLNDSQPSEKKSKMNPLQGELDPNSSDHVVAMTQLKETIASLQKKVQQKDNELLAKDKLITELKAQHLNNTQDLRNEMKNKERLNETKFNLMNTKIQNLLKEVATLSKSAKKNNKNTKIALANTENSGSGTDSPSTN